One genomic window of Gossypium hirsutum isolate 1008001.06 chromosome D11, Gossypium_hirsutum_v2.1, whole genome shotgun sequence includes the following:
- the LOC107911037 gene encoding protein MAINTENANCE OF MERISTEMS-like yields the protein MYLELAGFGSVALIRSSDLQFDLLSALVERWRSETHTFHFLCGECTVTLEDVAVQLGLPVDGSPVTGLSSLTDPAAVCYQLLGESPEDATASEGELMCAARAYIMHMIGALLMPDANGDSVHLSYLPLLGDLSTARSYSWGLAVLATLYKELCRATEPQVKDIGGCLILLQSWALYQMPFLARVSHQPYLYPLPLRWTTRPGIGKSNDVPIYRMRIEQHAREGFIWMPYRRPKIVNVVPPSALVDSHTWCTNTPIINFNIVEWYHGDRVLRQFGCIQPIPDSPCQLGEDHGLTKR from the exons ATGTACCTGGAGTTAGCCGGATTTGGGTCAGTAGCATTGATTCGGTCGTCCGACTTGCAATTTGATTTATTATCCGCGCTAGTGGAGCGGTGGCGTTCGGAGACCCATACTTTCCATTTTCTGTGCGGGGAGTGCACAGTGACGTTAGAGGACGTTGCAGTGCAGCTTGGGCTCCCAGTTGACGGGAGTCCCGTTACGGGACTATCTTCATTAACCGATCCGGCTGCGGTTTGCTATCAACTCCTCGGAGAGTCACCAGAGGACG CGACCGCCAGTGAAGGTGAGTTGATGTGCGCTGCTCGAGCGTACATCATGCATATGATAGGGGCACTACTCATGCCTGATGCGAACGGCGACAGTGTCCATTTGTCGTACTTGCCTCTGCTTGGTGATTTGTCCACGGCTAGGTCGTACAGTTGGGGTTTGGCCGTTCTAGCAACGTTGTACAAGGAGCTTTGTCGGGCGACAGAGCCGCAAGTTAAAGACATCGGCGGATGCCTGATACTCCTGCAGTCATGGGCCCTTTATCAGATGCCATTTTTGGCACGCGTTAGTCACCAACCCTATCTATATCCACTGCCACTCAg GTGGACGACCCGTCCAGGAATCGGGAAGTCGAATGATGTCCCGATATACCGCATGAGGATTGAACAGCATGCCCGGGAAGGG tttatatggatgccGTATCGGAGGCCGAAAATTGTAAATGTTGTACCCCCGTCCGCACTCGTTGATTCCCACACATGGTGCACAAACacaccaattataaatttcaacatCGTCGAGTGGTATCACGGCGATAGGGTGCTTCGGCAGTTCGGCTGCATCCAACCTATCCCGGATTCGCCGTGTCAGTTGGGGGAAGATCACGGCTTGACAAAGAGATGA
- the LOC121223817 gene encoding kinesin-like protein KIN-12E isoform X1 yields the protein MEKGNRQVVVSALQFACTDDVPTNLATAESCSLETLSTLKFAQRAKFIKNNVVVNEDASGDVVAMRLQIQQLKKEVSCLRAFVNGKSENLDNEIGTCCCTA from the exons atggagaagggaaaCAGGCAAGTAGTTGTTTCAGCATTGCAATTCGCTTGCACCGACGATGTGCCCACCAATCTCGCCACTGCCgaaag TTGTTCATTGGAGACACTAAGTACATTGAAGTTTGCACAGCGGGCTAAATTTATTAAGAACAAT GTAGTGGTAAATGAAGATGCATCTGGAGATGTTGTTGCTATGAGACTGCAAATTCAACAGCTGAAG AAAGAAGTATCTTGTCTACGAGCTTTTGTTAATGGCAAAAGTGAAAATCTGGATAATGAGATAGGAACTTGCTGCTGCACAGCATGA
- the LOC107912819 gene encoding pathogenesis-related thaumatin-like protein 3.5, with translation MLSYYIYKHHLIPNQILHQELPNLVFSYSSLFFLPRSMATLQLSITLAMFFLQLLSGAHSSTFSIVNKCSYTVWPGVLSGAGTPQISPTGFALQPGQSTSIPVPTSWSGRIWGRTLCTEDSSGKFSCLTGDCGSSTLECSGGAIPPATLAEFTLNGAGGMDFFDVSLVDGYNLPMMISPQGGTGANCTSAGCAADLNGDCPMELKVVDGSEGVACKSACDVFGDPQYCCSGAYATPNTCKPSTYSQFFKTACPTAYSYAYDDGTSTFTCAGADYVITFCPSPSTSVKSSNPMAVDISSTGSQPTSSAFIGGAITTTLAVFWQLRHLF, from the exons ATGCTTTCCTACTATATATATAAACACCATCTTATACCAAATCAAATTTTACACCAAGAGCTACCAAATCTAGTTTTTTCGTATTCTTCTTTGTTCTTTCTTCCTCGTTCAATGGCTACTCTTCAGCTTTCCATTACGTTGGCCATGTTCTTCCTTCAACTGTTATCAG GTGCTCATTCATCGACGTTTTCTATCGTAAACAAATGCAGCTATACCGTTTGGCCAGGGGTGCTATCAGGTGCTGGAACCCCACAAATTTCACCTACAGGCTTCGCACTTCAACCAGGCCAATCGACGTCCATCCCTGTTCCAACATCTTGGTCGGGTCGGATATGGGGTCGAACCCTTTGCACCGAAGATTCATCCGGTAAGTTCTCTTGTCTCACCGGAGACTGCGGCTCATCGACACTTGAATGTTCTGGTGGTGCAATCCCTCCTGCCACCCTTGCGGAGTTTACACTCAATGGTGCTGGGGGAATGGATTTCTTTGATGTCAGCCTTGTTGATGGTTACAATCTACCAATGATGATATCCCCACAAGGGGGAACTGGAGCTAACTGTACCTCAGCTGGATGTGCTGCGGATTTGAACGGTGATTGTCCTATGGAGCTTAAGGTTGTCGATGGGAGTGAAGGGGTTGCTTGTAAGAGTGCCTGCGATGTTTTTGGGGACCCCCAATATTGCTGCAGTGGAGCTTATGCTACCCCAAATACGTGCAAGCCCAGTACTTACTCGCAATTCTTCAAAACAGCGTGTCCCACAGCTTATAGCTACGCCTATGACGATGGAACCAGTACCTTCACTTGCGCTGGTGCAGATTATGTTATTACTTTCTGCCCTTCCCCTTCCACCAG TGTGAAATCCTCCAATCCCATGGCGGTTGACATCTCATCAACCGGTTCCCAGCCTACTTCATCAGCTTTCATTGGTGGTGCCATCACCACCACTTTGGCGGTATTTTGGCAGTTGCGGCATCTCTTTTGA
- the LOC121223817 gene encoding kinesin-like protein KIN-12E isoform X2 gives MEKGNRQVVVSALQFACTDDVPTNLATAESCSLETLSTLKFAQRAKFIKNNVVVNEDASGDVVAMRLQIQQLKVSSYPYYPKFCFLERSILSTSFC, from the exons atggagaagggaaaCAGGCAAGTAGTTGTTTCAGCATTGCAATTCGCTTGCACCGACGATGTGCCCACCAATCTCGCCACTGCCgaaag TTGTTCATTGGAGACACTAAGTACATTGAAGTTTGCACAGCGGGCTAAATTTATTAAGAACAAT GTAGTGGTAAATGAAGATGCATCTGGAGATGTTGTTGCTATGAGACTGCAAATTCAACAGCTGAAG GTTTCTAGTTATCCTTATTATCCAAAATTCTGTTTTTTAGAAAGAAGTATCTTGTCTACGAGCTTTTGTTAA
- the LOC107912818 gene encoding cold shock domain-containing protein 3: protein MAEQQQDQLQHRSAGKVLWFNDQKGFGFIRTGDGGEDLFVHHSSIKSIGYRSLAEGESVEFTISQGNGGKTQAVDVIAVGGSAINKKDRRSGGGWRGGNDRRNGTGGCYNCGDLNHLARDCSNNVNDDYNHSPKGNGGGSSCYKCGEPGHFARECRRDSGGAAGGGSGKCYNCGKFGHFARDCNRNSGGCCFTCGAFGHLARDCNSNRGTECFKCGEAGHYARECPNLKALS from the coding sequence ATGGCTGAGCAACAACAAGATCAACTGCAACACAGATCCGCCGGAAAGGTTCTCTGGTTCAATGACCAAAAAGGCTTCGGATTTATTCGAACTGGCGATGGAGGCGAGGATCTCTTCGTCCATCATTCTTCAATCAAATCCATAGGCTATCGTAGCCTTGCTGAGGGCGAATCCGTTGAGTTCACTATCTCCCAAGGCAACGGTGGCAAGACTCAGGCTGTTGATGTCATCGCCGTAGGTGGCTCTGCCATCAATAAGAAGGACCGTCGCAGTGGTGGCGGTTGGAGAGGCGGAAACGATCGGAGGAATGGCACCGGCGGTTGCTATAACTGCGGGGATTTGAATCATCTTGCCAGAGATTGTAGTAACAACGTTAACGATGATTACAATCATTCCCCTAAAGGCAATGGCGGTGGCTCTTCTTGTTATAAATGCGGCGAGCCAGGGCATTTTGCGAGGGAGTGTAGGAGAGATAGCGGCGGCGCTGCCGGTGGTGGAAGTGGGAAGTGTTACAACTGTGGAAAATTTGGGCACTTTGCTAGAGACTGTAACAGAAACAGTGGGGGATGCTGTTTTACGTGTGGAGCGTTTGGGCATTTGGCGAGGGATTGTAACAGCAACAGGGGAACGGAATGTTTTAAATGCGGTGAGGCAGGGCATTATGCGAGGGAGTGTCCAAACCTGAAGGCTTTGTCTTAA